CGATATGCTGTTACTAAAAGATCGGGACTGATTTCAAGACGGGCCCAAGTAGTATCCCCGGATTGGGATACCCAAGTTCCCACCAGTCGAGACTCTGCCTGGGCAGAAATTAAAAAGAATAGCATTAGGACAAAAGAGCATGAGCTTAATGTCTTCATAGACCTTCCTATTTTCAAATTAGGAAGGTCGAAAACTCATTTCAAATTACGAAAAATCCAGCTGTGACTTAGCAACAGGCGATCTCGCCTATTTGCTCTTTTTTGATTTTTTTGTGTACGTCGGCAAAGACTCACACTGCTTTAATAGCTGCTCCCAGATTATTTTTGCGACCGGCCCCATAGGCTTTAACTTCGAACGCATGATGTGCAAGTTCAGAGTGATGGGAACAATGGAATCGTGCTTAATTTCAATCACTGTTCCCTTACGAAGCTCATTCTGAACTTCGTAAGTCGCTAGGCGTCCCCACCCAAACCCATTCACCACAAGGTTCCGTTTTAGGGTGTGATCGGTGACAAAACATTTCGGCCCTTCGCTAAACATGCCCTTCGCGGCCTTGGACGGATCAAAGTTCTTTCCTCCGGTTTTAGACACGACGATTTGGCGATTATTACGAAGCCATGTGTAATCGACAGTCTCGTTTTTCAAAAGTTTTTTTGCCACTGCGGGAATCATTTTGATTTTAGAAAAAGGGACACTTTCAATTCTTTCGTCTTCGTTTATCTTCGGAGCAATAGCAAAGTCGGCATCGCCGTCCAAAAGAAATTGCATTCCTTCATCCAAGGTTTCCGTCTGAAAACTGAATTCAGTCACACTGGGTAACTGAGCACGTGCTTCAAAGACCGGTTGTACCGACTCAAACTGCACAAGAGGATCTAAGATGATATTCAGACGTGGCTCAATCGCCTGCGTCCCTAACTCTTTGCCTTTGACTTCAAGCTCGCGGAAAGTGCGCAAACAGTTCTGCGCCCAGCGGTAAAAAGTTTTACCTTGCGCTGTCAACGTGGGCCGATATTCATCGCGGTTGAAAAGCAAAACGTCGAATTCTTCTTCCAGTTTTTTAATCGCCACACTCAGGCTGGGTTGGGTCTTATGAAGTGCTTCGGCTGCTGCTTTAAAACTGCCTTTTTCAACAATCATTTCTAATGTGATCAACTGCTCAAACGTCATGGCCCGACAACCCCTTATCACTGGATCAAGGACTTCAGTAGACAATTGAAACACGCGGCTGTCATGAGTCCGTTGCGTATGAAGCTCCGGGCCATAATGCAAAATACAAGACATTCAAGAAGTTAACGCCTCAAACCTGTACAAACGAGGGGATTTTTTTCAAGGCTCTAGACAAAACCTAATTAAGGATATAAATTATCCTTAATTAGGAGGTTGCTCAATGAGCCAACGTATCAACTACAATCAACAATCCGGTCCTGCAGTTCAAAGCCTTATGGGTCTTGAAGCTTACTTAAAGACGACATCCCTTGAAAAAAACTTGATTCACATGGTGAAAATCCGTGTGTCCCAACTAAATGGCTGTGCCTTCTGTGTGGACATGCATCATAAGGAAGCCAAAATCGACGGCGAAAAAGAACTTCGTCTTTACCATTTAACGGTGTGGCACGAGTCCCCTCATTTTGAAAATCGGGAGCGCGCGGCCCTTCGCTGGGCAGAACTTCTGACTCGCATCCCGCACGAAGGCGTGAGCGACGAAGAATTTAAGAAAGTGCGCGAATTTTTCTCTGAAAAGGAAGTCTCTGATTTGACAATGGCGATTGTTTCCATCAATGCTTGGAATCGCTTGGGTGTTGCTTTCCGCTCTACTCCGGGCGCTATGGACAAATTATTTGGGCTGGATAAGGCAGGTTTATCTTAATGGTACTTCGCAATCACGTGGAATGGGCTTTACATTGCTGCACGGTTTTAGCGTCACTAGAACCGGGTCAGTATTTAGCGACTAAAGATTTGGCCGAGTTTCATGGTATTCCCAAAGAATATCTCTCGAAAGCTCTGCAAGCTCTTTCCACGGCGAAGATTGTTGAAGCTACACTAGGGCCGACAGGTGGTTATCGCCTGGCGAAGGCTCCAGATAAAATCACATTCCTTGAAATCGTCGAAGCTGTGGAGGGAAAGTCCTCCACCTTCGAGTGTTCAGAAATACGCAAAAACAATCCTTGCCTGGGAAAATTTAAAATCGGCCCCCGCCCCTGCAATATTGCAAGAGTGATGTACCGTGCGGATGAGGCTTGGCGCAAAGAACTTCGTAATACGACAATTGCTATGATAATGGAGCAGTTGGTTAAAGAACTCCCCGCCGAAGTTCTGGAAAAGAACAAAGCTTGGATGGATTCACGCCGCTAATCCTGAATCCGAGTTGACAAAAATGACTCCCACCCTCTATCTTAGGGCCTCGTTAGGGAGTAATCGTTTAGCTCTGAAAGCTAAAGGTGAGGTCGACATACTGAGTGATGAACTCCGGCCTTTCCGCAAGATCCCAATCTTGTTGATGAGACTGACATTGGTGTTAACAAACGCCGTGTCGTCTCGTATCTAAAGCAGACCCACGGCATTTTCAGTGGGGATTTCATGATCGAAGTTATCGTTTTAGGACTGATTTTAAGTGCGGATTCTTTTTCTGCAGCCTTGGCTATGGGCGGTCGCCCCTTTACCAGAAAAGATGCCTTGAAATTCGCCTTTTCGTCAGGGGGAGCCGAAGCCGTTGTCACCCTCTTAGGATTTTTAGCTGGCGCAAAAATCATTGCCCACATTGCCGACTACGATCATTGGATTGCCTTTTCTCTTTTAGCTGCAGTCGCAGCCCACATGGCGCACGAAGGTTTTACCGCGCTTCGCTCGAAAGAACCCGCTGAAGATGCCAATGAGTTTCACAGCTTCACAAAAGTATTGATTGTTTCTTTCGCCACCAGCCTGGATGCCTTGGGTGTGGGCATCAGCCTGGGGATCGCCAATAAAGATATCAGTTACTACGTTGTCTCGATCGGAATTTTTGCTTTTCTTACGACCCTTCTCGGGCTGTATTTAGCTCGCCATCTTTCGGATAAAATGGGTCCCATCTTCACTTTGATCGGCTCTTTAGTACTCGCAGTTATGGCCGTACAAATGCTTTCCATTTAAGAACCACAAGGTCCGTGTTAATTCACAGCGGATCTTCCCGTGAATGCGAAGCAAATAACTTCTTTTTTTTAGGAAGGGCGTTTATTCTTTCCAAGTAAAAGATTGTTTAGAAATGTTAATTCGCACGTTGGGTTTTGGGATGTTTGTCACGTTTAAGAAAATTCTTCTGGCAGCGGGGCTAATAGGCCTAGGCGCCTCTGCGAATGCAGAAGATGTACACACGGACCATCCCTGCCCGAATATTCAAATTGAATCTCCAGAAAAAATAGAACTAAGCCAAACTGAGCATAAGTGGATTTGTGGAGACAAAGACAGTCACGCCTGGGGAAGCATTCCTCCTTGGCAAGCGCAGCTTTTTTTAAAGTCCTTCTTACAACAACGCGCCTACCACCATCCTCAATTTGAAATTCGCGAAAACAAGCTGTTTGTTAAGACGGGACCCCAAACTTTTCTAAAAGAATGGAAGTTCATTAACGAACCTCGTGAGTTTCATTCCGAAAAAAGACGCAAGCTCAAAGGTCGCCCGCTAACTCCGGAACTTCTGGATGAGGTGGAAGCATGGAGCAAGGCCCACTTACAAAATCTTGGCTATCCATGTCCTGAGGTCACGATTCAGGCTGTTCCTTCCACAGAATCTATTACGGTGACACTGGCACCCGGCGAGATTTACAACTTCCCACCCAACGAAGACGTTGAAGTACGAGGCACAAATCAGAATATCTCGATAGGCCGCTACAGCGCCTTTTTGCCGAACCAGAAATTTGATGCTCGTCTTCTGCAACTGACGTCCAATCGCATGATCACTGACGAATATCACCTGAGTGCATACTTTGAAACTCAATGCCTTCCCGAAGGGGAACTCAAAATCATTCCTCGCCTGGTGACCGGCGATCCTCAATTGGTCTCGGCCGGCGTGGGTTTCAATACCGAGGTTGGAGCCATTGCGCAGATTCGCTACAAGCATTCCCAACTAGACGACTCGGGGAGCACGTTTGAAAGTAAAATGTTTTTATCCTTCGTCGAGCAGACTTGGGACAATGCTTTCCAGCTTTATGAAGGTCCTCCGTATAAAGACCGAACATTCTGGTCGCCGCAGCTCAATTTAAAAAACGAAAACGAAGATCAATACCAGTCCTTCACCGCAGAGCTTGGGGTTGAATGGGGTCTCACTAAAGAATTTGAAAGTTTCACCTCCCGTTTTCAGTTAGGACCTTTCTACACTTACAACAACGTGGATAGTGATGACTCAAATTACGTCTTACTAAGTGCGACTTCGAATGTAGAGCTTTATCTGCAAAGCCATGACTACGAATACTATATGGGAGAACCCCGCTCCGGCTGGCAGCTTTCATCCAATCTTCGTTCTGCCTATGAGAATTTGGGCGCCGATCAAACATTTCATCAATGGCTTTATCAACAACAGAACTTGTGGAACTTCAACCTGTGGGATCCGCCTTTAATGGTGATTGGCTGGCGCTTTAAAGCCGGTACTTTCTTTATGTCGGACGACTCTCAATTCTATTCCGTTGTTCCTGAAAACTTACGCTTCTATATGGGGGGCGATGGGACCCTTCGTGGATTTTCCAGAAAACAAATTCCTCTTTCGAATTTAGGATCGGCGACATTTCTTTACCAAGGGATCGAGTTGCGCGCAGGTGACGTCTTCCCGTTCAAACTTCAGCCTTTTATCTTTTTAGATATGGGATGGGAAAGCGATCAGATCTGGACGCTGTATCGCACGCTCTATTATTCGCCGGGTGTGGGGATTCGTTGGCCTTCTTTCCTAGGCCCCGTGCGCGCGAGTCTTTCACAGGGACAAGTGCTGTTCGCTGACGAAGTTGATGTCGAGCCGCACTGGCAGTTTTACCTCAGTCTTGGAAGGGAGTTCTAATGAAGAAATTTTTCCTATTCCTCTTAGGCTTGCTTCTTTTTCTTTTCGTAGCTCTTGGTGTCTTGTGGATGAATCTTGATTGGGTCTTAAATGAATCCAACTTACGAAAAGTTGTCGAAAAAACCCAGATTGAACTGACTTGGCAGAAATTTGATTTTCAAATAGAGAATAAAGGCTTCACGGCAAAATATTTAAAATTGAATACGGAAAATCTTTGTTTCAAATATCCAAAACCTTCCGTCGATATTTGTGCCAAGAAAATCCATCTTGATGTTTACATCGGGTTTATGGCCAAGATGCCTTTGGTACAGATTAAGAATCTAAAACTAGATGTTGTGTCAGATCATGTCTTTGTGACGATACCTGAATCAACAGAGCCTAAGCCCGCCGAACCTTTCCAGTGGCCTGCTTTTGAATTCGGGCCCTTGGATTCATTCCTTTCGCAGTATTTAGCAATGCTTCCAAAAGATGCCGTTGAATCCATCCACGTGGATATTCAAGGCGCGAAGATCACTTTAATGCCAGACACAGAATTGAACGCATCGGCGAAAGCAGATTCTGAGGGAAAAGATCTTCGCCTTAATACAGACTTTGAAATGAAGATCAAAAAAGAGTCTTTCGTGAAAGCGCGGCTCGACTCTGCGATGACACTTGTTTCTCCGGCGGAACTTCAAGCGCAAGGTGTCGTTGAGCTTCCTTCATTCGGAGTAAAGACCCATTTGAAAGTCCACTGGTTAAAGAGCCTGCAAGTAGGGCTCGATGGTTTGATGAAACATCAAAAGATGCAACTGCAATCCGGTCTGAAAGCGGAACTGCGAAAAGAAATTTGGAATCTCAGTCTGCTAGCCGAACTGAAGGACCCGCGCCTGCCCTTTCAGCGCCTCTCTGTTCATGACTGTGATATCTCTATTGAGGTGAAAAAAGGAGTTCCGGATCAGCTAAAATGGCCTTGCGTGATCGAAGCCCACAAGATTCGCAAGGTTCCTTTAAAAGGCCTTCCTGATTCACTAGCCCTGAATTCATTGATTCACTCCCCGATTGATATCGATAAAGATATTCTGCGTCTGCAGCCACAAGCAGAACTGCGCATGCAGGAACCGGCTTTGGTTGAATTGTCTGTGGATGCCGGCGCTAAAATAACACTGAATCTGACACAGAAAAAATTCACCCAACTCGAAGTCGATAAGCTGCGGGCTCTTTTAAAAATCCCGGCCCTTGAAAACTGGCAAAGCCTTCTAGTGAAAAGCGCTTACTCTCTGCCTGCGCCCTTGCATGTTCTTAAGGGCGGTATTGAACTGCAAGCCGAAGGACCTGCGACGGACTTACTGACGAAAATATTTAACGTGAAAGCGTCGTTGACGACAGATCTGACAAGTCCGCGCCAAGCTTTAAAGACAACCTCGAACATGGAACTCACTGCGGACATCCAAAAACCGTTGTTCACACTTCAAGGAGATATCCGGCTGACCGAAGTCACTTTGGAACTTCCCTATTTAGGATTTGAAGCGCCTCCACAATTTAAACCCGATTCTCGTTTTTTGAAAAAAGCAGAAGAGCCTCCACCTGCGGCCAAAGGTCCTTCAACGTTTATTATTAAAGAATTGAATATTCATACGGATGCCACACCCCTTCGTCTAAAAACACGTTTGCTTGATGAAGCCATCCCGATTCACATTAAGTACAAACTCAAAGATACCAAATCTTTATCTGGAACCGTTTCCATCGGAAAGATGAATGTTGAAGTTTTTAAAAAGAAGGCCGCGGTCGAAAGATTTATTCTGAAAAAGTATCCCGATTCAACCGTGCAGGATCTAGACGGTCTTTTAATTCATCGTACGTCGGAAGTAAAAATTGAAATTTTGATTGTAGGAACCACCGAAAAGCCACGGATTGAGCTTTTAAGTGATCCGCCATTAAGTCGCCAACAAATCATTTCGATTTTACTCTTCAACAAATCGTTGCAGCAGCTAGCTGACGAGGACAAGAATACAGCTGGCCAGCTGGATCAGGCTTTACTGTCTGAAGCGTTTGGTTTGGCATCTCTATTCTTGTTATCGTCAACACCCATTGAAAGTGTTTACTTCGATCCTCGCACCCAAAGCTATACGGCACGCGTGCGTTTAGATGATCAAACGTCGGTATCACTGGGATCGAACTTTGAAACCTCCCAACAATTTACCGTACGTCGCAGATTGGGCGGCCCCTGGAGTGTTTCGACTGAATTAAAACAATCCGACAACGCCGAAGATGTTATTACGACTTTAATTGAATGGTTTAAGCGCTTTTAAATAAAAGCGCCTTAAACAGAGACCTCTTTGATAATTTCAAACGAACGCCGACGATCGGCATGATCAAAGGCATCTGACATAATCATCAACTCATCTGCGCCTGTTTGATCAATGAGCTTCTGCAAACCTTCTTGAACTTTTTGTGGCCCGCCAATCACGGCTGTTCCTAACTTTTGCAGCACATGCTCTTTTTCCATCGGCGTCCACAAAGCATCCATGTCTTGCACCGGCGGCTTTAAAGAAACTCGTTGATTACGAATAATGCCTAAGAAGCGCTGATAGTTTGTCGTTGCTAAATATTTCGCCTTTTCATCAGAATCGGCAGCAACGACTTGCACGCCCATCATCACTCGCGGCGCTTTTAAGTGCTTTGAAGGTTGGAATCCCACCCGGTAAAGATCAATGGCTTGCATCATCATTTCCGGAGCAAAGTGCCCGGCAAAAGCGTAAGGCAATCCCAGAACAGCGGCCAACTGTGCACTGTAAAGACTAGAACCTAAAAGCCATATCGGAACATCAATTCCCGCACCCGGAACCGCTTTCACTTTTTGTCCCGGCGCTGCGGGAGCGAAGAAGTATTGCAGCTCTTGCACTTGATCTGAGAACTCCACGTCTTTATTTGTGAAGTCTTTGCGTAAAGCACGCATAGTGAAACCGTCCGTTCCCGGAGCACGCCCCAACCCAAGGTCAATGCGACCGGGATAAAGAGTTTCTAAAGTACCAAACTGTTCAGCGATAACCAGAGGTGCATGGTTCGGAAGCATAATACCGCCAGAACCAACACGAATCTTAGAGGTGCCACCAGCAACATAGCCAATCAATACGGACGTCGCCGCACTAGCAATACCTTCAAGGTTGTGATGCTCTGCCAGCCAAAAGCGATGGTACCCTAAACTTTCCACGTGCTTTGCTAAATCCAAAGTGTTGCGAAAGGAATCGGCGATTGTTTTTCCTTCGGCGATGGGAGCCAAATCAAGAACAGACAAAGGAGTGGAAGAAAGTTTTTTCATAATCTTATTATGAGCGCGAATTAGACATTAGCAAGGTGGGCCTTGGCAAAATACTTTGGTGTTACGCAAACTTCAATGCTATGGTGGCCGAAATGTCGTCTGTGAATCCTCATTTCACATTTAAATACACGCAGCCCGAAGAGTACCGCTTTTCGCACGACTCCGTCTTCTTAGCGCGTCAAGTTTATGAACTCTACTCAAACAGGGATGTGAAAGATCTCACAGCTTTAGATCTGTGTTCGGGTTGTGGAATCATAGGATTGGATTTCCTGTTTCACTGTCAAAAAAATCTAAACGCCGTGCCGAAGCATTTTGATTTTCTGGAAGTTCAATCCGTCTATGAAAAGTATTTTTTAGAAAATGTTTCCGCCTCAGGAATCAAAAACTGTGACATGGATTTTTTGAATATGAATTATTCGGAGCTTCTTTGTGAAAAATATTTTGAGCACTACGATTTGATCCTGTGCAACCCACCCTACTTTTTTACGGGAAATGGAAAACTGTCTCCGTCGGAATTTAAAAACCGTTGTCGCTTCTATCTGGACTCAGATTTTAAAACACTTCTTAATGCCATCGAGCACTCGCTACGTCCCGCCGGCAACGCCTTTGTGTTATTGCGCGACCTTCAGGAACATGGTTGGAATTCTATAGCGGAAGCTCGAAAAATTCTTTCTTCCTCTCTGCAGATCACGGAGCTTCCGGACATTCGCGGGACTGGCGTTATACAAATTCATAAGCCGATGTAATTCACCCTGGACATTCCGGCCACGGGTGCCAGGCGTTTAAAATCTTCCGCAAGGGCGCGAAGCGAGTTCAAGGCAACTTGGCCTGACGTACTCTATGGACTAAAAAAACTAAAAGTTTCGGCAATTGTAAAACCTCATAGAACCTGGTTTTATTTTGTCCGGAACTTTTTCCCTTCGTATAAAAATGCATCACCAACGGAGGGATGAATGAAATACTTATTAACATCAGCACTATTTCTTTTTATTGGCTCACAGGCACTTGCCGCCGAAATCACGCCAGGGAATCTTATTGGCAAATACAAAGTCGAAGCTCGCGCGGGCTTTCAGAAGGTTTATCTCAACTTTCGAGTCGTCAATACCAAAGAGTTCGAACTTCAGCGCTATTATTCCAACGGCAACGTCGATGAAACTTGCAATGGAACATTCAGTTTGAATCCGACTCTATTCTGGGACTTCCAAACATTTGCGACGGGCAAAATGTTTAAAGGTGTATTCACTTGCCCAAGCAACCGCTCACGCACCATTGATTTCAATATCGACTTTGATAATAAAAGAACAGAAGACTTGGTGAAAGGCACTACGGTGACCGTCACGAGCTCGATGGCCCGCGGAATGCGCATCAACGCCTACGTAAAGAAACAGTAAATAAAAAAGCCCCTGCCGTTTTCGACAGGGGCTTTGAGTTTTCAAACCTTAATCGATCGCACTGATCGTCAGTTTATCAATACCGACTTGCACGCCGATACCTTTAAGAAGTTGTACAGAAACGTTGAACGCCAATTGTGGCAAGCCCACTTTCACAGCCGTGAAAGCACCTACACCACCAATAATAGCTGCTTCACCCTGAGCGACAGCGTATTTACCCAACAACACTTCTGGAGAACTGTTGAAAAGACTGATTTCAGAAGAAATGCCGGCAAGTTTGAAGTAACCAATACCTGCAGTGGCACCAATCCAATGATGACCAATTTCGATCTTCACATTTTGGCTGTAAGTTTGGCCCACACCTTTACATGACAATGTGCCATAAGCCACAGTTTTAAAATGACCGACGATCACTTTAATACCTTTGGAAGTGCCTTTGAAAGCCAGACCACAGACCCAGGCGCCACCGGCAGCGTGCATATCACCACCTGTTGGTTGAAGCGTTGTTGTGTCTGCATTTGCAAACATTCCTGCGAAGCTAAGTGCTAAAATCACGGCGAGCTTTTTCATCGTGTTCTCCTTTTTGTTTAAGTTGTAGTTATGCTCTTCACACTATTTAGGAAAAAGACCGGAACGGAATCAAGCGACCGGATGAAACACATATAACAAACGTTCCACCACCTCTTTTTTTCCGTCGTCACCTGGTAAACGCAAATTTCCCTCTGTCGAGAGACACCGGATCCGCCTTGTGTTTTCCATCAAGAGACCTCGCCGGAACAGGCTTTCCTCTTATAATTAATTTGATCACAGGAGGTTTGAATGGAATTAGAGAGAGAACCCCGAAGAAAACCAACACCGCCGAAAAGCACTCCCGCGCGAGGCCCAGCACCCGCTTCGCAAACAACGGTCACGCGCACATACACTGCTCCTACCGAGGAAATCGTCATGCCTAATGAACAAACTTACGCGCGTGAGGTGTGTGTGGTTCAAGGAATATTATTTTTGACGATTGGTTTGATTGGATTTGTCGTCACCGATTTATTCTCGGCCCACCTAAGTGCTTCACACAACGCCATTCACCTTGCCAGCGGTGCTTTGGCTTTATGGTTTGGATTTGATAGTGAAAGAAGTGCGCGCATTTATTCCTTCGCGTTTGGCTCCGTGTATGGAGCCTTGGCGATTTTGGGATTTGCACTTGGTAAACCCGCGATGGCCACCGTCGGGCACGTCGCCGAAGATCGATTCTTATGGAAATTGATTCCAGGAGTCCTTGAGTTCGGAACGGCTGACCATATTCTGCATACATTGATTGCCAGTGCGTTCATCTTAGGGGCGGCCTTGAAAATCAAACGGGTCAAAAGGATGAAGGCTTAAGCATGTTGCTCGCTCTGCTTTCGACGATGAAGAAGTTCTAAGTCGTCGATCAGAGCTTTGCGATCTAAAGGCTTGGCGAAGTGTTTGTCAAAACCTTGCGCCAAACACTTTTCTCTTTCTTCGCGCAAAGCATGCGCGGTCAATGCCCAAATCGGACGTGTGTAGCCAATTCTTCGCAGCGTTCTGGTGGCTTCCATGCCGTCCATAATCGGCATCTGCAAATCCATCAAAATGCAGTCGTAAGTTTCTTGTTTGGCTTTTTCAACAGCCTCGGCCCCATTCTCCGCAAAGTCCATATCCTGTACGCCGACTTTTTGAAGATAGCGCTCAACCAAAAGTTGGTTGTCCTTGATGTCATCAACAATGAGGACCTTAAGTCCTGAAAGAGTCGTCATGAGTCCTCCTCCAATGTAAATGATAACACGTTTTGCGCGTCCAACACCGCCTGTGCAAAAAAACAAATGGGATGGCTTAGGTTAGGCCATCCCATTTCGCTTTATTCTTTTTTTTCCGTGACGGATTATTTGCTTAACTTAAGCGCCGTTTCGCGAATCCAGTTATTATAGTAAACCGTGTTGGTGTAAACACCCACGCTATCGCAAAGCTGACTTCCACGACTCGTAATTCCGAAAAGGAAATACTGGCCATTTTTTTGTACATACGCAGGACCGCCAGAGTCACCACTGCAAGTGCCGCGGCCTTTGGATTCATCCAAAAAGACTTCTGTTTCAGTTAAAAACGATACGGGTGCTGTCGTTTGACGAAGTTCTCCGTCGCCCGACATATCGACCTTCAAGCAATTTTTTAGGTTGTCGTCGCAGATCACTTCACCGTACTCAATGGCTTCTTCGATATCGCGAACTTTACGGGCATCGATCGGTTCAAGATCGATATGAGAGACGCCATAGCCGGCTAAAGTCACTACAAAACCTTTTTTTAAAATGCTGTCGTCTTGAAGAAGAGCTACCGGTTTATATCCGGCAGGAAGTTTCCCCGGGAATTTCAGGATCGCGATATCGCCCCAGTCCGTTTCTTTTTCTTCTTGTTCTTCTGGCTTATAAGAAGAATGAACTTGGATGGCGCTGACAGTGCGAGTCAGTTCTTGTTGCACATCAGGTTCGCGGATCGACATTGTGGCATCAATATCGACACCGAAAACGATTTTAAGCTTCGAAGGCTTTGATGTCGCACAGTGAGCGGCTGTCAAAACCAGGTTTTCTGAAATCAACGAGCCCGTGCAGATAGAATTGTCTTGGGTATCATAGATGCCGACGATTCCTGAAGCGATGGCGGCGTTTTCTGCGACCATACTACCGCCCATAATTGCAGCATCCTTTTTAAGTTCCACACCCGGTTGAGATTTAGGTGTGCAGGACACCAAAGCAATAAGACCTAAAACCAAGACACTACGAGACATTTCCACCCCTTAAAACAAAAGAGGGCTCTTATAAAAACAAGCTTACAAATCAGCAACATCTTTTTAAAAAAAGGCTTGGTCGAATGACATATTGTTGCCCTTTTCCTCTGAAAGCCTAAACTATCAGGTATGAAAAATTTTTATCAAGAAGGCCCTCGCCTTACGAACACTTATCGTGCTGATGAAACTCTTCAAAAATTTCTTAAAAAAATTCTGCCACCCGATGTGCAGAAAACCGCGCTTCCCCATTTAGATCATCTCGGCGAAAGAGCCGTCACGGATATGCTGGCGTGGGCTGCGGAAGCCGAAGCTCAACCTCCTCAACACATCCCCTTTGACCCTTGGGGTCGACGCATTGACGAAATTAAAACTTCCAATGGCTGGAAGGAATTAGAAAAAGTGGCGGCCACCGAAGGCATCGTGGCGACAGCTTATGATCGAAAGTTCGGATCTTTTTCCCGCGTCTATCAGATGGCTCTGCTTTATTTGTATTCGCCAAGCTCGGCGATTTTTTCTTGTCCACTGGCCATGACCGACGGCGCGGCTCGCGCCTTAGAGCTTTACGCTGGTAATGACCTGAAAGAGCGCGCCCTGCCTCACCTCTTATCACGGGACCCCAAAACATTTTGGACCGCAGGTCAGTGGATGACAGAAAGAACTGGTGGTTCTGATGTCAGCGGTACTTCGACCGATGCTCACCCTTTCTCTGGAGAAAGTGCGTTTTCCGCAACCCATGCTTTGCACGGTACGAAATGGTTCACGTCTGCTACAACGTCGCAAATGGCTTTAACCCTGTCTCGACCCGACGGGGCTCCCGCTGGTTCAAAAGGTTTAAGCTTGTTTTACCTTGAGCTTCGCAACAACCAAGGTCAGTTGAATAACATTCAGATTCATCGTCTTAAGGATAAATTAGGAACAAAAGCTCTGCCGACTGCCGAGCTGAGCTTGCAAGGTACGCCCGCACGCATCGTGGGTGGCGAAGGCGACGGAATTAAAAAAATCGCCAGCGTTTTAAATATCACGCGCATTTATAACTCCATCTGCGCTTTAGGTCACATGCGCCGCGCTTTAGATCTGATTCAAGACTATTCACGCAAACGCAAAGCTTTCGGAAAACTTTTAATGGACCACCCTCTGCATCGCGAAACTTTGCATGCCTTGGAAGCAGACTTCCGTGGCTGTTTTGCGTTTAGTTTTTTTGTCGCGCATCTTTTAGGCCAAGAAGAGGTCGGCGAGATTTCCGCGTCGCAAAGAGT
The window above is part of the Bdellovibrio bacteriovorus genome. Proteins encoded here:
- a CDS encoding acyl-CoA dehydrogenase family protein; the protein is MKNFYQEGPRLTNTYRADETLQKFLKKILPPDVQKTALPHLDHLGERAVTDMLAWAAEAEAQPPQHIPFDPWGRRIDEIKTSNGWKELEKVAATEGIVATAYDRKFGSFSRVYQMALLYLYSPSSAIFSCPLAMTDGAARALELYAGNDLKERALPHLLSRDPKTFWTAGQWMTERTGGSDVSGTSTDAHPFSGESAFSATHALHGTKWFTSATTSQMALTLSRPDGAPAGSKGLSLFYLELRNNQGQLNNIQIHRLKDKLGTKALPTAELSLQGTPARIVGGEGDGIKKIASVLNITRIYNSICALGHMRRALDLIQDYSRKRKAFGKLLMDHPLHRETLHALEADFRGCFAFSFFVAHLLGQEEVGEISASQRVLLRSLTPILKLYTAKKSIQISSEVVEMFGGAGYVEDTGLPRLLRDAQVFSIWEGTTNVLSLDMLRAFEKEQALPILMEYFKNCQAMKDSAPAFIDKWTILQKQIGALAKGSPEEWEAHARRLAFMVGDLMCESLIHEYSL